The Candidatus Obscuribacterales bacterium genome contains the following window.
TCGCCAGTCTATTGGCCTAGCAACGGTTTATCGCGCTCTTGATAGTTTGAAGCTGAAGGGTTTGGTGCAACATCGAGTGAGCCTAGAGGGCGAATTGCTCTATAGTTCTATGCACCACGATCTGCACTACCTCACTTGTCTCCACTGTGGGCAGTCTTTT
Protein-coding sequences here:
- a CDS encoding transcriptional repressor, producing the protein MNRDPCLKPSAPPTAMHPDRRLTRSQDAVLAVLQEQRSPLSAQALYRLMRDRQSIGLATVYRALDSLKLKGLVQHRVSLEGELLYSSMHHDLHYLTCLHCGQSF